The genomic segment tatgTGGAAAAATGGGGAAATTGGCAGCAAGAAGGTTTTGCATTCAGAGGACTATGCATGCAATCTCTGCAGGGCAGAGAAAAAGATCCAATTGGCTGCAAGCCAGTTTTATTCTCATAGTGGACAAGAGGGAGTTTATGTAGaagtatatatgtgtatttggtGTTAAAGCTAAACTGGATATTCAACACATCACTGTGGGAGTCCATGACAACCGAAAGTTTTAAAGCGCTGACTGAAAACTATGTGAAAGTGTCCCCCTCCCACGTGGACACCACAGTAAGCAGGTCACGCTCGTCGAGCACAAGTGGCTCATAACCAGTGGTTCTCTCGTCGTTCTCCATCGTGCGTCGGACTTGGTGCTCGTGCTGCTGTTTACTACAATAAACGTCCTCGGTCTAGCATGCCATGTCAAGGATCAACCCGCAGCCGTTTCTAATCTATTCtatcaataattatataataatattcgCTGCTTCCTTTCACAGTCGCCGTGTACTTTATGTAGCTGGCCCACGCACTATTGAAAGTACTAATACGTGGAAAGGGTTTTCCTGTTGTcatcaaatcaaaatacaaGTTTTTGAGAGCCTTTGTGACCACATTAGAGTTTAAGTTATTGTAAACAAGTCATACGTCGCTAAGGAGTTGTTAATTAAGGTTTGGTTGCCTTGATGAAAAGTAGTCAATATTACTTGAGTTACTTGGGTGTTCGTGTCCAACAGAACAATGGCGGTCTGAATAAAGTAGAGATAGAAAAAGGGACTTCTTCTGGTTTCTGAGTAACAATTTACTGCATGACTGCTTACCGGAGATGCACATCAAGCTTGTGTAGGTTTGTTTGTGCAGTTCTAAATCCTCCTACCTCTTTGTAGCCCAGTGCAGCGGAGGGTTTGAGGGGAGGTGCGGGGCGAAGGCAGCTGAGAGACCAGGGCTTGCTGATCTTTGGTGGTTCCAGGGGGCCACGACTGATGGCGCTGAGGCTGCCCAGGTGGGACAGGTGAGTAGGGGTCCCGACCATGCTCAGTGGCTTTCCTTCTACAGTCTACATGGGACAGTCAAAGGAGAGAAGACCAGCAAGCATGTCACAATTATATTGTATGTCTAGTGAAAGATAAGCGCAATGTTTGTCACCACAGGGTGAGAATTTGCTCAAAAGGTTTTTGATATTTCAGCATGGTGCAACTTTCACTTTTGAAAAAGTTTTGACTTTGcaccatatgtgtgtgtgtgtgtgtgtgtgtgtttgccgcgggggcagagtgtgtgtgtatgtgtcctaACCTTTGAGATGGTGCCTGCAGGACTGCCTCCTTTGGTATATGGCTGAAGGTGCTCCAGCCACTCCTGCAACTCCTGCGAACTACTGCAGAAGACTGTAATACGATCAATCATGCttcctgcaacacacacacacacacacacacacacacacacacacacacacacacttccctcaGTGAAAGATACATACCGCTGATACGGGTCAAAACATACCAAAACCACAAGTAGAACAACCAATGTAGGGACTGCAGGTGTCATTTAGAGTTCTAATGATCATGTCAAGTTCCAGTTTACAAAATCTGCCCAAATTGGTATTTCCTGCTGTGTGACAGTAATACTGACATacctgaataaaaacaaactttacacTTTTTGGAGATATGTTGTGGTGCAGACTTCAACTTCTTCTAATTTAAAGCTTCGCATTCACTGGATTATCTGAAttaaatgcttgtgtgtgtagcagactgtttctttgaaaaaaaaaaaaaaaaatagggcaATTTTATTGACTGTGTACAGACACTGGCAGGACTATTTTACAGGGAGAAGGGCTAACTTGTCAGcaagttgaaattaaaaatgttcagaGCACTGTCATACGAATTAGTCAGCTGAGAGCCACAAATCTAGGAATTTACGAGTTCTCAAGACACAGTCCCACAGCTGTTCACAGCCGATGCGTGATCCAAGATTCAATTCATTATGCCGTGTAACTGCTGTACCCTCAACTAAACTAAGGAAGACCAGTCATATGTTTTCTCCAGAGCTTCAGATGCAAACCTGTGATGTCAAAGGCATAGTGGGCACTGTCTGCATCCTCCGCATGTCTTGTTACTGTGGTGCCTGTCAGCGGGAGTCTTCCCTGAGTGGGACAAACAAAGGGAGAAGAAATCACCCGTACTTAATCAAATGATTTGGAATTACAGTCTGTGGATGGATATAGGGGACATACGTTTGAGCTCACCTGATAAATAAAGCCACTCATCCGGGGACTGGCGGAAAGCATTACCAACACATTAGGGAAAAGCATTAAATAGCGCTCCTCTTTTTCCTGCAAGAGAGGAACAAAAAGAATTAGGTTACAATGTGACCTAGTAGTTTATGCAGACGTGTACTATAACAGTTtagctggttaaaaaaaaaatgttttctttgacagccattattttctttttgccaattgtggaaaaaaacccactgtgccAGTTTATTTTGCACCCAGTGATGTGAAACCATCATTATAGTTGACACTAGTATATTTTAGCTCAAATTTGCAACTACTGTAGATACCAGTTTGGCAAAACTGTTGCTCTTTATATAGCGCAAATATAAGATCAACTGACAAGAGGTACGAGTTTTGAAACAAATGACTGGTATGGTGGTTGGAAAGTGGTTGAACAGTGATTAAATGATTGCAAATCCAAACGAACATGCTCGGTTTTCTTCCAACCACCAGCTCAAAGTCGTCCCCTACACAGAAACCACACGAAAAAGAGTTGGCTTTTCAGTCTGTGCATGGCCCACGTAGACCTCTGTTTGGATATGTGAGGGGGATATTAAATAAGCAACAAAGGAGGATGGATTTTAGCACACATGGTTCATAGACACAGGGAAGCCTATAGCACATTAATAAGATGATACACACTCCACATTTGCTTTAAATAACGATACACACACTCCTGGGTTAACTCATCGTAGGGAGACTTTGCATTAGTCAAACAAATCTAGAGCACTTCAGCTCAAGGTGCTGTTCATACTTCCTCCGTCTGCTTACCTGCGTCGAACACCACCTGCATTCTCAATGCagcacaaaatgcaaaatataatgACCAAATATGAAACACTGCTGGATGTGCAGAGATTAGCTGATGGATGACGAAATTACTTATCTCAATTTTGACTCACGAAAGGGAAAAACGTtaaatttattgcatttttcttgAACTAATGAAGATCATTGCAGCGGTCTAAAGCGTGGGCTAAATTTGAAgacaaaatttcaaaacttttttgaCTGTGCAGTTATGACACTTGCATGTCTGTTAGGCTTCACTGAGAAATGCATctgatcattttaatgttacaagGAATGACTCCGGTGAAACTATACCAAAGAAtttggaaaatgagaaaaaggagCACACAGAAATCCCTCTTACAGTCCTCTCTGTGCATACCTAGGCACATTTTGTGCTTAGTAAAGCAGTAAATCCTGTGTCAGGTTTCCTTCAAAGATGACTATCTCTCCTCTTTAAATGAATGGAACCCATGGGACTCTAATCGACACCTTTCATTAAGACAGTCAAATCCTTATAGATAGACGGAAAAAATGATAACTGATGTTAGCTCTGGTCATCCTGGACTGCGTCAAACCTGACACGTCTCTCACCTCACTGGACCCATTTTTCAGGTGGACCTGGGACATGTAGGCTACGTGACCCAGGCTCTTCATGCTGTCTCCCTCCCAGGCCCGCACTGGTTCTGACAAGATCTGGAGCTCCAGGTTCTTGCGCTTCCGCAGTTCCTGGCACTGCGTCTAaagacggacacacacacacacacacacacacacacacacacacacacacacacacacacaccagtctaTTAAGatgacaaaatatttcataattcACCAAAACAGTTAGACACACAGGGCTGCTCAAtagcaaatatataaatatctcAATGTCATATCCAATATATGAAGAGTTTCAGTCCAAAGCCCATATTGTAAAAAATGTGACACCTACTCTCACAAAATTGGTGCTTGCTTACTTACAGAAGTAAGTACAATACTTTACTGAAAAATTGTGTTGAAGGACGTGGTTTCTTGCCTTTTAGGAATACTGAGTAATGATTTCTTTCCACTACATGGCTTTGGGAAACTGTACCGTTTACTTCCGCTCTCGACTGTCtacgtcatttttttttacttctttgtCAGCGGTATAAGGAGTAACCTGCATTATAAAGTAGTATATTCCCAGGTGCTAGGTAGGGGTTCTCCCTCTTCAAGCAGGAAAAATGACAATGCAACATCTGCCACGTTCCATTGCGCATAACGCAGAAAAGGGGCTCTATAGACAGAAAACTGAGGAGAGGTAATCAGGATTGCTTAGCGCCTGCCCACCTGACgacacattcaaaacacacacacacacactcaaaatgaGACTGGCAAATTACAATAGTCAGTgttgtgctatttttttttccccactttccTGTGCAGCCCTGTAGAAGAAACATGTGAGTCACCTCACTTATTCTTACACAGAACTCTGATCTATACTGGGGAAACTGTGTCTCAGAGTAATGTTCACTCAAGTATAATGCGGTTGCTTGTTTCTAAGCCAACTCTTCTAAAATGGCATTTCAGTTCACGCCTACTGTAGGAACAACTTTATCACCCAACAagtagcagagaaaaaaaaatctcaggcTATCTTGTTAACCTCTCGCCAGAGCTGGGCTTGACTGTGAAGTGCTAATGTTGTGTTACACGGCCACTTGTGATTTGTGAAGGCTCTAATTATCAGTAGAGCTAAAGATAAGACAAAACATCCAGGAGAATATcttagaaaagaaaagcagatttATTTTAGCAACATATCAACCtttgacacaaaaaaaggtGTCTGGAATTTTGCgggggaaataaataaattaattaacaaaaacaagaaatcgAGCTGATACACAATCCAGTAATTAGGAATTGCCATGAGAGGCTTACAGGTGCTTTAACTGAGGCTTGTTCTGCACTGATAGAAAAGAGCAAGCCTAATCCCTGGTAGAGATGAGCAAAGATTAAATACACCGTAGTTTAAGGCTAGGTTGAGCTTGAAGAACCCCCTGGATTCCCAGACTTACCACTAGGCTCCTaaatgctgctgttgcttttaCAATGTCAGGGTAGTCCGGGTGGGCTTCCTGTGGTGGAAATAAACAACAACTCAAATCAAACACAGCAGTTTAAATCAAGCTGTTGTGCTCTCACTCTTAAAGCAGGAAAAGTGTGCATACTAAATATACTGTGATATAGAGATGAAGGGTTTTTAGCTTTCCATTTATATGCTTTTTAAGATTTTAGTGGTTATTTGGTTATTGGAGGTAAATCAAGTgaacaaaatttgaatttgaattgttAAAACTTTGTGTACTGCAGTGACAGTATATAGTGTAGTGTGCAGATCggaatacattttcaattttatatttatccaagaaaaatattttattatacatGAATTCAGCATATATTTAGACacttcctcctctacctccacatgtctctccagctcctgcagcagGGTCGGGTACTTGTCAAGCCTCATGAAGGGCTTACTGAGACTGGAGGTCAGGGTCAGGATCCCTGGAGCACTTGCTCCCTGGCTCTCCATGAACTTGTCTAGTTCATCACtgttaaatacacacaaacccacacttCTTACGCGCAGTTAAGGGTAATGACAGAGTACAAAGCACCCTCACTGTATAGGTCAAGGATCAAGGACactttaaaaatgcagatttctGATGACACGACAACTGGATGGTGCCATAAAACCACTGATGCTACCACAAAAAACAATCTGATCATTTCATTGCATTGCCGCTTGGGGTAAATTGAAGATTTATTTCAATATAAAGTTTATCATTTTCAATGCATATGtattacacatacagtatggctGGGATGTAGTCAATTTTTGGATATGCTATATCCTGCAAGAGAACCATTTATTAAACGTTATCTGAGCAGGTTAAATGGAAAGTGTAccctaaaactgaaaaataatcatttaaaaaaggcaCACTACAATCATATACTATTATATTCACCATTTATAACACATAGCAGGAAACCTTAACTTGACATGCTGTTTATTCATATATGACCCACCAATGATACACAGAGTTGAGAATAGTAAAAGGATGTAAATGAAAGAAGTTGACTGGACAGAGTATGGACAGAGTTGCAGTTTGGCTTTTACAGCAGATAGGAGGAgtcaaaaaaattcaatcagAACCAGTAAAAGCTAAAATACATAACTGCTTCCTGGTATGGCAACATTTTTGCTATATATTGAATTCATTTCCGTGGTACAATATTAACATCATACTTTAGTTGAtagatttcagaaaaaaaaaaaaaaaacactttctgagAAGGTTTGGAAAGTGGGCCTCATATGTAATCAGggtttctatttatttgttgCTGCGGCAAGAAAAACTAATACTGTGACAGCATATGATTCATGTAGTGCATGTGAGCAAAGACCACTGGCAACTGTAATGGTGTTAACAAAGTGTGAAATGCAGCACAAATTAGATCATCAATTTGGTTTCTGCAATTTTGCCCGACAACTGCAACCTGTTCACCTCACTGcatacttgccaaagggggtttGAAAGATCCAGAACTTCAATCATACAGTATCCTGTAGCAGCACTAACTGGTGTCACTGGGTAAATATAAACGTGTCAAAGAAAGGCTCTTTCAACTGAAACGCAAATGTGCTTACTGTGAAAAAGCGCCTTGTTTGCTTCTCAGCGTAACCACAACTCTAAGCATCCTGTCAACAGTCGGCCTCTTCCTGTGTGTAATTCAACTTGATCTGCATCTCCCAATGCATGACCTGACAAGCCACTTCTACATTACTCAAGACTGTATCGTTTAAACTTCACCATGGCCATCTTGCTTATTTCGCAGTGACTGTGATCTATGCAATAAAGATTCACAAGAGCAGGTCCCACTCGATGAGAATGATGGATTTCAATAGTAAGTGGACTGAAGGGAACTTTCTACAAACCGGGACTTGCTGTAGCTACTGCAGACTCAGTTTTGCCTCCTGGTAATTTGCAGATGGAAAGCCTGACATCTAGTGGCTAAAAGCTATACTACAGCTCATCGGCAGAAAACAACATGCAGTAGTCCCAGTAACCACACAGCAATGATCCATGTCAACTTTTCTCAGATATATAAATCCAATTACTGTGAAACGACGGGTAAGTAAGAAAAGTTTGAGGGCATCTGGGTTGTTATACTAATGGTTCGAaaccttttttgcttttgaccCCTTAAAGCATTACAGAGTGCATGCCTGAGTTACGAGAAGTTCAGTCAAATAGTGATTTGCTCTTCTCAGACtgttaatttgaataatttttaggTGTCTGAAGAGGTCAAATTAGACAgtatctcaaaaaaaaaaagcaaagatagGACAAAAGTTGGAGAAATAAAGATAATTTTGCATAGCAGAATGTCTATTCTCATTTCCTACCCAGGAAATCATATCATGACCCATTCAGTTCACCTTGTGACCCCTTGTGGGGATCCCAATCCCccagttgggaaccactgggtCATATTATAGCTTGAAGGACGTTGTTTTCTGCTCTGGAAAAACCTCTTAACTACTACAAAGCTGTAACCTTCGTCAGAGAGTGAGTCTAACACCATGAGGGACATTCAAGTCACTCAAagcccattttaaaaatgcaggaCTGTGAACTCTGAGAGTTAGgctaaattaatcaaaaactaaaatctggCTTAACGCGGTTGTCACGTGACAGAAGGGCTACAGATCTGCAGTGTTCATCCAAGTTTTCCCTTGTGACCTCTGTGATTCAGAAGCAAGACTTCTCTCTCTGCTATGGTATCCTATGGCTGTTTTGTGTGCAGGGGCCTACCTGTGGTCAGTGAGGATGCAGACGGCTGAAGGGTGGCTTGAACAGTAAGCCAGGTACAGAGTCTTGATCTGACACATCAGGTTTAAATAGCAGCCCGCCACTCGCTGCTGGCCCTCCGGGACTCTGCAAAGTCGGAGATACAGAGACAAGGTCAGAGAGGTGGAAGGAGtgtagaaagtaaaaaaaacaaaaagtgatggaaaaagAAGGGCGATATGGAAATGACCAATAACTCCAATGACTGAAAAGCTGCCAATATGGAGGATCTCTGTGAGATTTATCCTGCCAAAGACATTTTTACTGACAAGTGGAATACAAGACGTTCTTGCATTTTTGAAACTTTGAAGAATACAGGTCCTTGACACTCGACCGATTTCTCATCAGATCAACAGAACGCCATGAATACAATAATACCATAAGTTTTCTTAAACTGAATTTGAGACAAATTTAAGACATTTCCAGGTCTCAAGCTCAAAGTTATATAGTTTAAGTACTTATTTTAAGGGTTATATTTAGACGGTATAAACTTCATATTCCTACAggccattttccaaagcataccacacCTTCTTAGATGTACGAACATATTTTCCTTCCCCCAAGACAGACATTTGTTTCCAGTAGTTCTGAATGTCAGAGTTTCCCCATCAGTGAAAGCACCACAAGACATGCAAATTTTTCAAAATCGATGTGAGCACAAATAGTAACTGTGATAAAAATATACTGGTTCGTGCTCCCTGCATAAGACTGCCTATTTGAAACAATGTGTCAATTTTTGCAAGTTGATATTCGTAGCATAAAGAAATGAACAGGAAGAGACGACTAGGAGGAAGGAAGTGATTGCAAAAGTATATTCCAGTATGGTATGCTTTGCACAACACTTGGCAGTAATGTATAGTATGTTTGCAGTGTCGTAAATGAGcttaaaacataaatgaaatcTAAAATGGTCTTCTGAAGTCATTCGATTATGTCTTACAGAACAAGCACAGGAGGCTGTACACTGTGGTAAAAAACATGGCTCTTCACTGAGACGGTTGAAACAGAAGATAAACATATGCACAGCGGCTGATCAAACTACATAAAGGTTTGCATGGAGGTCCGTGTCAAGCACCACTTACTTGGTACAGTCCTCCAAAGCCAAACATAGTCCCTGCTGGAAGGTGAGGATCTCCTCCAGGTTTCCACACAAGGTGGCACTGTCACCACTGCTCAGCCTGATATACACATATTAAGCACAATTGGAGACACCAAAGATTCTGCTGCAACACGCACGATGGAAGAAagttaaacatgaaaatacagtgGAAATAGTCAGTGATTACAGTTTCAGTAAATTATTATTGAGAATACTAACGTATTTCTGATCACCTCAATTTCATATATAGTGTAGTAGTAATTAAGAAACTGAAATTCAAGAATTAAGATCGTCCAATTAACCAGCAGTATTTTCCTGGTAATCCACAATGTCCTTTGCCTTAAGTGATGTCTTTTGCCCATTAATGGCTCTGTCACATTTCCGTGTCATTTGCTCTTACTTGTCGCTGGCTTGCAAGGGTCGTAGGTAACAACTCAGCACGGTTTGTAATTCTTTGACAAACTCCCGCTCATGTTCCACAATGTCCTGTACCACCTGCAAAAGCAGCGTAACATTTTCAGGCAAGCCTGGTTAATAATAAGGAAAATCTGGATGATTTTGATCTTTATTAGTCCACAGTACTTCATCGGAGCTTTGGTTATTTTTAGTTCCCTTAAACAACGACAAAACAAAGAGGTAAGGGAATGTGATTCGAAATGGAGCAGTTACTTATTCGTTGagttaaaaatgagaaagctGAAGAAAACGTTATTAtaggaaacagagacacactgatCAGAGGGTCATAATGCATTTTTGGTATGCAAAAGTAATagaaatataaactaaaatccATCACTATCAAGATCTCAGCTCATTTTGCTCTGCTATTTTACAGAGTGACCAAATTACATGATGTCAAATGTACGATTTCCTTGCTACGTTCAACCAAGATAAAAACCACTCATTATTTTTCAATAGCAAGCCAACCTGCATTTAGACCACCGTAGATACTACAACAAATAAAGTTGGAAAGCCTTGTGAATGTCAGCTCTATTTAGATCTGTATGAAAAAACATGTCTCGTTTATTTAAGATAACTGACATGGAGAACAGCACACATTAGAGAAAATCTCAAGAGAATTTTCACTCACCACACTGTAGTAGTTCTTGGTCAGCTGAGTTCCTTTTGGAGACACTGGCTTCTCTGTACAGGATATTAGTAATGATAAGGAAGGATTGGCAAGTTCCTCAGAACTGTTTCataataatcagcaaaatgatagaaaaacaCTTATATTGAATATCCAGGCAATAACAACCATCTTATAGATCAGATCGACATTTTAAATATCCAactgaattaaaatatataattttttcttATAGGGATCAGAGTTTCAGAAGACTTCTTTGATGACCTACTCAAGTTACACTGCACAGGAGATAAAAATCGTTTTTCAGACTAACAAGACCTCAGCATTTCTCATAATGTCTCATATTCTCTCCTGCACGGGATTTTATTCACAGTTAATTAGAGTTTATAAGAATTGCTGGAACAAGATTAATGTCAAAGATATCATGTAGTCATATAAGTATTTTGCAACAAGACCATTTTTCATCACAGATTTTATGAAAAAAGGGAACAATGTGTCTGCACCATAATACGCTACTACAGCACCACCATTACACTTCTGAAATAAGGTATTAAACGGAAATTACCATGCAAGTTTAGCCAAAgtcatattttgtatatttattcaaaatgtttgttataAAATCGTTCTGAAACtaatagccccccccccaaaactcAGGAATTCATGATCCTGACTGAGTGGCCCAACTCACCGCAGGGTTTGACTTCTCGCACGTAGTTACTGGGGAACCAGCCTGTCTTGCCATTGAGCGTGCCCTCCCaccatcctccctcctcctgccgCGTCACGAGAATCACTTCGCCTTTACTGAATGACAGCTCATCCTCGTTGTTCTGTTTGAAGTTGAAGCGGGCCTTCACCATCAGCTGCCCACCTCCACCGTTCTCAGACATCTCCTGTTGGAGCGGTTGTCAGAGACGGtcagcaacacaaaacacaagtgtCACAGGGTGTAGTCtcaaaaacatctgcatttatgtacatatataaagTGCGATGAAAAATATTCCCGAAATCTTGGACTTGCCCATCTGTCTTTTAAATTTGGCTGGGGCTTTGTGTGAAAGGTTTAGTGCCTCTCGATATAATTATATCTTCATTGCATAAGGGAATGAAAAGTGTAGTCATGGGGGGTAAAACATACTAAATGATCTGAGaaatccaattttaaaaaatgtgtaaattggggggggggtcaaattTGGACGAGCCAATTTCAGGCATGTGAAGTGAGCGTACAACATGTGGATATACATAGAAGAGACCATACCACTGATTTGGATTGTCTGCGCAGAGAGCCTTTGGATTTGGCAGAGGAGAGCGTGTGTGAAGATGTCGACTGACTAGGAGAGGGGGCACCGGACTGCGGACATGACCTCTCAGCAGCACAGTCtatggacacaaacacagaggaaatagGGACCCTCTGTTATTCCGGTTGCATCGGCGTTTGAACTTCTCCATGAAAACacgcgcgcaaacacacacatcatcaaCATCCTCATCACAGTTGACGCAGGTGCACACACTTTGGGGGATGACAGCTTGATGATAATTCATGTGAGTATGGTCTGTTGCTCTGCACAGCCGCAGGACTGtgagcgtgcacacacacgAGCTACACATTTGCAATGCCAGAGAGAATCATCCAAGTTGACCAAAACTGGCACAGTGCTCCGAAAAAAGATCAAGCGGCTATAAAAAGGAAGGTAACATGCAGTCTATAGgttataatttaaatatatctcAGTGATCACTCACACAGTCTGTGTTGGTCCAGCAAATACATTCATTCTGACTAATTGACACATATTTAGAAATAATTTCCTCTAACCCTGTTTCTTATCTGAAGTGCTTTCTAGGGGGTGggttgtagaaaaaacaaacaacaaaaataaaccaaaacaaaatcaaatttatgtTACAGACACCCAAACCGACTACAGCGTCATCCCTGAACCACTGCAGCAGAGGAGCAGTGATTTATGGACAGTAGCAGCCAGCTGTCCTGCAGTGTGAGTGCAATGCTTGAGATCCACTGATGGAGGTAGCAATTTTGTTGCCAGCACTCACTCGAAGAGTGACACATGGCAGCCGTGCAACCTCTTACAGGCTAACATGCAGAAACACCCTCGCTGAAGACTCCCTCTCAAATGCCGACTGGATGCTAGCCAGGTCTACTGTCGAATCCCAACGCAAATTAcagaataatacaaaaaataatgaatgtgcACCATTAGCCTTAGTAACCTCTAATTCAGATTCAATGAGGAGTTCAACTCAGAGGCTACAAAACTGACAAATACTTACAGGGAGTAAAATATGATATGGTAACAGTTCTTATGTGATCTCTTTTTATCGGGACATCATTTGGAATCTATGTAATGTATGTCTAGATGGAAAAATGCTGGAGATTCCATACTGTTTTCCATATGCTAGGAGACATCGGGGTGTATCACACTGAGGCGTAACTGATATGATGAAAATGGCACTGAAGGCAGTGGGATAGTCCACATGCACTGCTGGTGGGACTCAtggatctcacacacacacacacacacacacacacacacacacacacacacacacacacacacacacacacacacacacacacacacacac from the Xiphias gladius isolate SHS-SW01 ecotype Sanya breed wild chromosome 23, ASM1685928v1, whole genome shotgun sequence genome contains:
- the arhgef6 gene encoding rho guanine nucleotide exchange factor 6 isoform X1 — translated: MNPEEQTVTWLISLGVLSSPKKNIADPEEFLKTSLKDGVVLCKLAERLVPGFTPKYCQDPRTEADCIANVREFLRGCTSLKVEGFEPEWLYTGENFGKVLTTLLAVNFATQDCAAERSCPQSGAPSPSQSTSSHTLSSAKSKGSLRRQSKSVEMSENGGGGQLMVKARFNFKQNNEDELSFSKGEVILVTRQEEGGWWEGTLNGKTGWFPSNYVREVKPCEKPVSPKGTQLTKNYYSVVVQDIVEHEREFVKELQTVLSCYLRPLQASDKLSSGDSATLCGNLEEILTFQQGLCLALEDCTKVPEGQQRVAGCYLNLMCQIKTLYLAYCSSHPSAVCILTDHSDELDKFMESQGASAPGILTLTSSLSKPFMRLDKYPTLLQELERHVEEAHPDYPDIVKATAAFRSLVTQCQELRKRKNLELQILSEPVRAWEGDSMKSLGHVAYMSQVHLKNGSSEEKEERYLMLFPNVLVMLSASPRMSGFIYQGRLPLTGTTVTRHAEDADSAHYAFDITGSMIDRITVFCSSSQELQEWLEHLQPYTKGGSPAGTISKTVEGKPLSMVGTPTHLSHLGSLSAISRGPLEPPKISKPWSLSCLRPAPPLKPSAALGYKERMSYIMKDSSKSPRPMKKFLPGNRKKERKPSDDEVQMRKSTAALEEDAQILRVIEAYCTGASLHQTTAAVRKECIPQVLLPEEEKIIVEEMKSNGQTVIEEKSLVDAVYALKDEVHELKKENKWMKQFLEEEQKSRKELERVVRKLAKQKNDCAWDDGGH
- the arhgef6 gene encoding rho guanine nucleotide exchange factor 6 isoform X2; amino-acid sequence: MNPEEQTVTWLISLGVLSSPKKNIADPEEFLKTSLKDGVVLCKLAERLVPGFTPKYCQDPRTEADCIANVREFLRGCTSLKVEGFEPEWLYTGENFGKVLTTLLAVNFATQDCAAERSCPQSGAPSPSQSTSSHTLSSAKSKGSLRRQSKSVEMSENGGGGQLMVKARFNFKQNNEDELSFSKGEVILVTRQEEGGWWEGTLNGKTGWFPSNYVREVKPCEKPVSPKGTQLTKNYYSVVVQDIVEHEREFVKELQTVLSCYLRPLQASDKLSSGDSATLCGNLEEILTFQQGLCLALEDCTKVPEGQQRVAGCYLNLMCQIKTLYLAYCSSHPSAVCILTDHSDELDKFMESQGASAPGILTLTSSLSKPFMRLDKYPTLLQELERHVEEAHPDYPDIVKATAAFRSLVTQCQELRKRKNLELQILSEPVRAWEGDSMKSLGHVAYMSQVHLKNGSSEEKEERYLMLFPNVLVMLSASPRMSGFIYQGRLPLTGTTVTRHAEDADSAHYAFDITGSMIDRITVFCSSSQELQEWLEHLQPYTKGGSPAGTISKTVEGKPLSMVGTPTHLSHLGSLSAISRGPLEPPKISKPWSLSCLRPAPPLKPSAALGYKEDSSKSPRPMKKFLPGNRKKERKPSDDEVQMRKSTAALEEDAQILRVIEAYCTGASLHQTTAAVRKECIPQVLLPEEEKIIVEEMKSNGQTVIEEKSLVDAVYALKDEVHELKKENKWMKQFLEEEQKSRKELERVVRKLAKQKNDCAWDDGGH